The following nucleotide sequence is from Peribacillus sp. ACCC06369.
ACCTGATGCGGTTGTGATTGCCGGTGACCTATATGATCGTTCCGTTCCGCCGACTGAAGCGGTAGAGCTTCTTGATGAAATCCTCTATACGATTAATGTGAAAATGAATACACCGATCGTTGCAATATCAGGAAACCATGATTCTGCGGAAAGGCTTGCATTCGGTTCATCATGGTATCGTCATAGCCAGTTATACATTCATGGGAAATTGACAAAGGCATGTGAGCCGGTTCGCATCAAGGGCGTGAATTTTTATTGTGTTCCATATGCAGAACCTGGAACGGTTCGCCATCTTTTTGAAGATGATAGTATCCATTCCCACCAAGAAGCGATGAAGCGGATAACCGGAACGATTACGGAGACTTTCAATAAGGATGAACCGAATGTCTTCGTAGGACATGCTTTTGTATTAGGCGGAAAAACGAGCGATTCGGAACGAGTCTTGTCGGTGGGTGGTTCTGGCTGTGTTTCATCTGACTTATTCGATGCGTTCGATTATACGGCACTTGGACATTTACATAGTCCAGACGCAATACGTCATCCTAAGGTGTTTTACTCTGGATCACTATTAAAATACTCTTTTTCAGAGGCTAAGCAAAATAAGTCGCTTTCCATTGTCGATATGCACGAAGATGGAAGTTTCAAAATAAACTATCGATCATTGGCACCCAAGCTGGATATGAGGGAAATATCCGGAACGATGGAAGAGTTACTCGATCCTTCTTTTTATCAATCGCAAAAAAAGGATGACTACTTGAAAATAACACTAAATGATGAGGGTTCGCTCATCGATCCGATTAATCGCTTGCGCCAGATTTACCCTAATGTACTGCATCTAGAGCGAAAATGGGATCTGACCGACCTTAGAAGAAAAAAATCCTTCTCTTCTATAAAGGATGAACGAAAATCAGAATTGGACCTGTTCGAAACGTTTTATCAAGAAATGACAGATCGGGACTTTGATTCTCAAAAGCAGGATTTGATGGTTTCGGTAATTGAAGCCGTGAAGAAAGAGGAGGCATTGAAATGAGACCTCATATTTTAACGATGCAGGCATTCGGACCATATGCAGGAAGGGAAACCATCGATTTTAATTCCCTTGGAGAACGGACCATGTTTGTCATCTCTGGAAAGACAGGCGCAGGGAAAACAACGATATTTGATGGGATCAGTTTTGCGATATATGGAAAAGCCAGTGGAGAAGACCGAAGCGGGCAAGATTTACGAAGTCAGTTTGCCGAAGATGATATGTTAACGGAAGTCTCGCTGCAATTTACCCTGCGTGGGAAAACGTATTTGGTGACCCGGTCTCCGCAGCAGGAACGAAAGAAAAAATCAGGAGAAGGAACGACGACGGTTGGAGCAAAGGCTGAATTATATGAGATATTGGCGGAAGGGAAAAAATTGCTTGGTGCAAATGTGCGTGAGGTTGAGGAAAAAATCAAATTACTCATTGGACTTGATGCCAATCAATTCCGGCAAATCCTGATGATTCCACAGAATGAATTCCGAAAACTGTTAACTTCCGACAGCAAAGATAAGGAACTGATTCTCCAGAAATTATTTCATACTGAACTTTATAAACGAATAGAAGAAAAATTAAAAGAAGAGGCTTCCATCCTTAGAAAGAAAAGTGAAAAAAGCGCTCAGCGGCGAATTGAATTAATGAAAGGTATCAAACCAGGCAACCATGAAGAATTGCAGGCACAATTGCAAGCGGAAGAGCCTAACGAACAACAGGTTTTACCACTGTTACAGGGAGTCATTTTGGCAGCAGCAGAAAAAAATGAGTATGTAAATAAACAAATAAAGGAAAAGCAGAAAGCTCGCGATCAAGTAAATCAAGAGCTTTCAAAGGCGGTCGATTTAATAAATAGATTTTCGGAAAAAGAAAAGCTACGAAAAGAAAAGGAGGACCTTGAAGCAAAACAGCCTGAAATGGAACTAGTGAAAGGCCAAATAAAAATGGCACACAAAGCGGCTTCGCTTGAAAAGCAGGAACAATACTATTTGCGAATTGGCAAACAAGTACAAGATGCGAATGTTGAAGTTCAAAAGTTAAGTGAGCAGGCCGAAAAGTTACGGGCTGAGCATATCGAGAAGCAGGCTTCCTATGAGCAGGAAATGCTGAAGGAAAACCAGAGGGATCAGGCCGTACGAACTGTTCATCAGCTTGAGCAGGTAAAAGATGCTGTCATGACTTTTGTAAGCTTAAAAGCACAGGTTGCATTGGATGAAAAAGAGTGGAGAACCAGTAAAGGGCTTCGTGAAAAAAATGTTTCGGAACATCTAGCAATCGAAGAGGAAGCAGAGAGAGTTGCTCGTGAAAAAACAGAAGCGGAAAAAGCGGCAGTTCTTCATCGCGATAAGGAAATCGAAGCTGAAAGAAATAATCAATCGTTATTGAAAATAAAAAAGCTTCAAGAAGTTCTTTCCGAGACTCAGAATGTGAAGCGGGTTCTGGAAGAAAAGAATAATCGATTTCAAGATATTCAAAGGATTCAAATCCAGGAAAAGGGAAAACTGGATGCTCTGAATCAAAATTGGCGATCAGGCCAAGCGGGCATGCTTGCTACCATGTTACACCCAGGAGAAAATTGTCCTGTGTGCGGTTCGTTAAGTCATCCTGACCCAGCACGAATGCATGAGGATATGCCAACGGATTTGGAACTGAAAGAGCAAGAAAACAAGCTGAAAACTGTAGAACAACAAAAAAGCCAAGCCGAAAGTGAATTTTATCAAGCAAAATCTAAATATGATGCACTAGTCGATTCGTCACAAGAAAAGCTTAGGGACTTACAAAATGACCTGCCGGAGTTTAGGTTTGAAGATCTTGCTGGTCATTTGAAACGATTTGCAGAAAAAGGAAAAGCGCTGCAAGAACAGTTAAATGAATTGATGCGGAAAAAGTCTTTATTTAATGATCTGGAAAGAAAGTTGCTGGAATTAAAAGAGAAAGCATCCATGCTAAAGGAGAATCTGGCCTCGCTAGAAAGAAAAGAGGACCAAGGGAAAACCAGGTATATTGAGAACTCTACAAAACTGACAGGATTAACCGATTCCCTTCCAGATGGAATACGAACAAAGGAAGAATATGATGCAGCATACCAAATGGCTGTAAAAACACAGAAAAAATTACAAATTGCCTTGGAAGATGCACAAAAAAACCTCCAAATGGTTAAGGACAAAGAATCGGTCATCAATGCAAAAAAAGAATCTCTAATTGGAAATATAGAGGCTTTAAATCAAGAATTGAAAGAGGAACGGGAAAAGTTAATTACTGATATGACCAATCAAGGCTTTTCCAATTATAAAGAATATACCGCCGCAAAAAAATCGGAAGCGGCACTTGGAAATTTGGAGGACCAAATCCAGCAGTATAATCAAAATTGGCAAAGTGTTTTAAGTCTGTTTCATGATTTGGAATTGAAGCTGAAAGATGTGATCAAACCGGACCTTGAAGGATTGAAAAAGACTTTTGATTTCATAGATTTGGAATTGGAGTCGTTACGCCAAAATCAGAATGAATTACATGCAGAAAAACGGACTAACGAAGAAATCGAAAGGAAACTGGCGCAAATCAGGGAAGATCAGAAAAGTCTGGATGAAAGGTACAGTATCGTCGGTCACCTGTCTGAGATTTCCAAAGGCCAAAACTCCTTCAAAATAACTTTTGAACGGTATGTATTGGCAGCCTTTTTAGATGATATCCTAAAAGAAGCCAATTCAAGATTACTGAAAATGACAAGCGGCAGATATCAGCTGTTGCGAAAGCTGGATCCTACACGCAGGAATATCCAGAGCGGTCTGGAGTTATCCGTGTACGACCAATATACAGGACAGGAGAGGCATGTCAAAACCCTTTCGGGAGGTGAAAGCTTTAAGGCATCACTTGCACTTGCTTTGGGTCTTGCGGATGTTGTCCAGCAGAATGCAGGCGGGATCTCACTCGAAACGATGTTCATCGATGAAGGGTTCGGTACGCTAGACCCCGAATCTCTTGATCATGCGATAGAAGCATTGATGGATATACAAAGTACCGGGAGATTAGTCGGGATAATTTCACATGTTCCAGAGCTGAAAGAAAGAATCGATGCCCAGCTTCAAGTCATTTCGACACAAAAAGGAAGTCGTACTTCCTTTTACTTTGCTGGATAAAACAAAAAAAAAGAATGGCTAAGGAGAATGTGGCTCCCTATGCCATTCTTTTTATTATTATTAATGAACTACTCTATGTTAATATCATCGGCTGTTATTCCGGGGGAAAACTTATGGATGCGAATCACCAATATCGGATTTGAGAATTCAGCGGTAATTCTTCGAGAGCAAATCGAAAAGGGGAAAGGGATTTTTCTCTGTGTAGGTATTGTATCCGCTTTATTTTCAAGAAATGGTTTATGAGTATCGTCAACGATGATCGATAGCTCATTATCACTTAAGCAAACTTTAATATCTTTTACATCATGATTTTCCAAAACCGCTTCCACCATATACTCATCGTCACTTTCGTATATATCAATTGAAAAAAGTTGATGATCCAACGCACAAGTTTCCGGATCCAGAAAAAAATTTTTTACCCATTCATCAAACTTTTCAACCTCATTCATTTGCGATACATGTTGATTGTCTTGCATGTTGATACCCCCGGTTTTCCTTTGTTGCATTATATGTTGGAGTAAGAAAATGGTGCTTGAAAAAGTGAAAATGGATGATGATAAAAAGATTTCCGAAAACGTGGTTCAAAAAATATAAAAAGCAGTAGAGAAGTAATCAAAGCAAAGGAACGATGGTATGTGGGTATAAAAGGGAATCAAAAAGTAGAAGGAATTCAATAAAAAAATGATGACCAATTCTAAATGAGTTGGTCATTTTTTTATAAACAATCGTGTTGATTGATCATGCCCGCACCATACTGCCATTAAAGTTAATACAATTTCAAATGTCATATTAATTGTATTTCATTGCAATTCTGAAAATACCTTCGATCTATTTCCTCTTAAGCAAACTTTGTTACAAATTCAGAAGAACCGTATCATTTCTGAAATCCCACTGATCACTTTTGGAATTTATCAAGTTGAAACTTAGTTTATTATAGATTCACTAGATATATAGTTAGGAGGTAATGATAATGGAAAAAAATCAAGAAGGTTTAAAATGTTCGTAAACCTGCATTAAGTATTTCTTTATTTCCATTGAAAAGGAAAATCCGACATGCCCATTTTGTGATGGCAAACATGTGGAATTATATTCATCCTTCGGTACTGCACAGTTCGTTAGGAAATACTATTGCTTAAACTGTAAAACTTTTTTTAAAAATATAGGATGGAAAGGTTCTTTCTACTGATCGACCTCATTAGCCAACCGATATGAATGGGTGTCAATACCTGTTAAGGGGGATGGCTTATCAGAATATAAGTTTCATAGCCTGATGGAATCACTTACCCTTGATTAACTGAATGAAAAAGAGCATTGTCAGGAAGGGAATTCGCTCAAATTAGTTCGTATGGCGTTTCCAAATGAATGAAAATGGAAGGTTAAGGAATTTATCCGGCTTTGTAATGGAATCCGTCTTCTTTTTGGAATAAAAGAAGACGGTGGGATGACGCTTTTAAAACCAGTAGCTTTTTGAGGAGGATATATGTGTGATAAAAACCGAATGTAAAATTAGAGGGTTAGGCTCGATGTACAATGCTTCCTATAATTTCTTACAGAAAAATATTGAAGCTGGCAGAGGGGAAAAAACCGCGATTTATTATGGAAATCAATCTTATACTTATCAAGAAATCGACACCATTGGCAATCAATTTGGTGCGGCATTAAAAGATCTGGGCATAGAGATGGAACAGCGCATCCTACTTTTATTACATGATTCTCCAGAATTTATCATTAGTTTCTTCGGTGCAATAAAAGTTGGGGTAATCCCGATTCCATCCAATACGCTTTTGCTTACAAAGGATTATGAGTATCTTTTGAATAATAGCCGTTCAAAAGTGTTGGTCACTACTTATGAACAGTGGGAGAAGTTAAAGCTTGTTAAAAATAGATTGCTTTTCTTAAGGCATGTCATCTTGGTTGATGGGGTTGATCACAATTTCGAGGAAGATAACGAACATTCTTTTCAGGGTCTTACTCGCAGACAAAATAAGGATCTGCCGCCTTGTTTTAGCAACATTAATGATCAAGCGTTCTGGCTCTATACATCAGGAAGTACAGGTGAGCCAAAAGGGGTTATACACCTTCAAACCGATATGGAAGAAGCTTTCAAAAACTACGCCAAAAACATTTTGCAAATCACCGAAAATGACATTACTTTTTCGGCTTCGAAGCTTTTCTTTGCTTATGGTTTGGGAAATGCGATGTATTATCCTTTTGGAGCCGGGGCTACGACTGTTTTAATGCCGGACAGACCGACTGCAGAAAAGGTGTTCGAGACGATTGAAAAGTATCGTCCAACCATTTTTTTTGGTGTCCCGACCCTGTATGGATCGATGCTCAATTACCTTGAGAAGACGAAGGAAACCTATGATCTTTCTTCAGTTAGACTTTGCGTATCAGCAGGAGAGGCACTGCCGGCTACTTATATTGAACAATGGAAGAGAGTTTTTGGATTGGATATTATAGACGGAATTGGTTCGACCGAATCACTTCATATATACATTTCCAATCAAGTAGATGATATTCGGCAAGGAAGCACAGGAAAAATCGTTCCCGGTTATGAAGCTAAAATTGTGGATGAACAAGGTCATGAAACTCAGGTGAATGAAGTGGGAGACCTTTTAATTAAGGGAGAAAGCATTGCAGCCTCTTATTGGAATCTTGATGATGAAAACAAAAAGAAGTTTTTCGGTAATTGGCTGTTGACAGGAGATAAATACTTTAAGGATGAAGGTGGCTTCTATTGGTACGCGGGCCGCAATGATGACATGATGAAGGTAAATGGAATTTGGGTATCGCCAATAGAAATAGAAAACGCATTCTTATCACATCCCGATATACTGGAAACTGCTGTTGTTGCTGTAAAGGATGAAAATGGTTTAATAAAACCAAAAGCCTTCATAGTATTAAAAGAAAGTGCGGAATCAGGTGAAGGAGTAAAAGCAGGAATAAAAGGATTTGTCAAAAAAGTGTTAGCGTCATATAAAGTTCCTCGCGACATTGAATTCGTGAACGAGTTACCAAAGACTTCGACCGGAAAGATAAAAAGATTTAAATTAAGAGAGCCAGAGATCAAATCACAATCGTAAACAAGAAGGATGATTCCATCTCCTTGAATGTGGATTGAAAATGAATGTCTGAAATCCAGAGGCGATGGCAAAAGCTACTTCACGTGTCCATGAACTGGGAGGAGGAATCGTAATTGTCGATGGAAATGTAATAATACTTGAAATTCCATTACAGCTTACGGTGACTTCTGATCCTTCATTTAATAGGGCAGTAGAATTTAATAAAAAATAATTAAAGATGCTTCAAGCGAGAGGCTATCCTTTTCAAGCCATTTTGTATACATTATTATTTTTAACTTGCTACTTTCTTCCTGGGCTGCGTTTAAAACCCTTTGGGCTATATGATGTGAAAAACATAGAATCTTATTTCCTTCCACATCCATGACGAACTTTTTAAATGAAAGGAAAGCGTAGAAAAGAACAGATGATATTAGTGGGCTTGCGGGGCTGCCGTTTCACCAAATTATTTGGGAAACGGCAGCCTGATTTTCGTTAATGTGGCTCATATAAAAATTCCCAGGGAACTCCAAATCGATGTATAGAAATACTTCAAAACGCCGATTATCCCAATCTATATTCGTTCATATTTACTGCCATATGTATTATTTAGGGATGCGCCCACCCTGGAATTTTTGAGTGTTTTAATTAAGGAGATTAAAAAGTGACTGAGCGTATATATAAGATCTATACAGGATGGTTCGATCGATTGAACCAGTTATGTCGCTTGGATGATTCTTGGACACGGTGAAGAAATAATAAGTTTACGAATGCGCAAAAGCTAAAAATCTAGGCATGAAAGTTAAGCTATAGATTTTTTATTTAATTACTCGTAAGCCAACTTTCAATAAACAATGAACTTGCCCATCCTTAGATGGGCTTTTCAAATTTAATAATACACCATGGATATGATCAAAATTATGATTTGTGAGTAGGTATAATCTATAATATGGTAAAAACCTACTTTTCACGATCGTTAGAAAACCAACTAGAGCCTGTGAAAATTCATAAATGAATTATTGGCATTTCGATGAATCCTCTACAGAAAGGCTTTATTTGTGAATAAAATTCATAAATGAATTGAGTTACACGTAAAATCTTGCTGTTTTACTCCTTTATAGGACTTGGCATGCAAGTTGCATAATAAATAAGTATAAATCAAACATGTACGATATGACATTCGTTTATGTGTGGAGGGATAAATGGTGCGAAAAACGATAAATAAACCATGGGAGCAATGGTATGTTGAAAGAATGAAATCTATGAAGCTACCGGAAATATCCGTCTATTCCCTGCTTGATAAAACAGCAAGTAAGTTTCCTCACCATACAGCCATCATTTATGAAGACGATTCATTGGATTATATGAATCTTAAAATGCAGGTAGACAAACTTGCAGGAAAGTGGCGTGAAATGGGCTTTGTTAAAGGTGAACGGATTGGTCTGATGCTGGCCAACCACCCTTATTTCATAATCAGTTATTACGCCGCGCAGGCACTTGGTCTAATAGTTGTACAGATGAATCCCATGTATAAACCGAGGGAACTTTTGCAAATTTTACTAGACTCGGATGCTAAGTATATTGTATTTGATCATACGGCCGCGGATACAATCGAAGAAACGAAAGCGATATATGCATTTGATGTCTGCATGAAAACGGAAGATGATCAAAATGGCTCATACTCCCTTCAAACGTTGATTCAATCCGGAGAGGCCATTAAAGAGTCCGAAATCATAAACCCTCATGAAGATATTGCAGTCATCCAATACACAGGCGGCACAACTGGGAAGATGAAGGGGGTCATGCTCACTCACCATAATTTAACCTCCAACGTCGTGCAGAGCTTTGAAATGTATGGGGATTCTTTGAAACCTGGTGAAGAAATCGTGTTGGCAGCTACGCCACTTTATCATGTTTATGCCATGACAAGTGCGATGAATCTAGGTATCTATATTGGAGCAGCCATTCTCTTGTTTCCCAAATTCGATCTTCAAGATG
It contains:
- a CDS encoding Hsp20/alpha crystallin family protein, which gives rise to MQDNQHVSQMNEVEKFDEWVKNFFLDPETCALDHQLFSIDIYESDDEYMVEAVLENHDVKDIKVCLSDNELSIIVDDTHKPFLENKADTIPTQRKIPFPFSICSRRITAEFSNPILVIRIHKFSPGITADDINIE
- a CDS encoding benzoate-CoA ligase family protein: MYNASYNFLQKNIEAGRGEKTAIYYGNQSYTYQEIDTIGNQFGAALKDLGIEMEQRILLLLHDSPEFIISFFGAIKVGVIPIPSNTLLLTKDYEYLLNNSRSKVLVTTYEQWEKLKLVKNRLLFLRHVILVDGVDHNFEEDNEHSFQGLTRRQNKDLPPCFSNINDQAFWLYTSGSTGEPKGVIHLQTDMEEAFKNYAKNILQITENDITFSASKLFFAYGLGNAMYYPFGAGATTVLMPDRPTAEKVFETIEKYRPTIFFGVPTLYGSMLNYLEKTKETYDLSSVRLCVSAGEALPATYIEQWKRVFGLDIIDGIGSTESLHIYISNQVDDIRQGSTGKIVPGYEAKIVDEQGHETQVNEVGDLLIKGESIAASYWNLDDENKKKFFGNWLLTGDKYFKDEGGFYWYAGRNDDMMKVNGIWVSPIEIENAFLSHPDILETAVVAVKDENGLIKPKAFIVLKESAESGEGVKAGIKGFVKKVLASYKVPRDIEFVNELPKTSTGKIKRFKLREPEIKSQS
- a CDS encoding exonuclease SbcCD subunit D, which produces MKFIHTADWHLGKIVHGVHMTDDQRHALLQFIEIVEDEKPDAVVIAGDLYDRSVPPTEAVELLDEILYTINVKMNTPIVAISGNHDSAERLAFGSSWYRHSQLYIHGKLTKACEPVRIKGVNFYCVPYAEPGTVRHLFEDDSIHSHQEAMKRITGTITETFNKDEPNVFVGHAFVLGGKTSDSERVLSVGGSGCVSSDLFDAFDYTALGHLHSPDAIRHPKVFYSGSLLKYSFSEAKQNKSLSIVDMHEDGSFKINYRSLAPKLDMREISGTMEELLDPSFYQSQKKDDYLKITLNDEGSLIDPINRLRQIYPNVLHLERKWDLTDLRRKKSFSSIKDERKSELDLFETFYQEMTDRDFDSQKQDLMVSVIEAVKKEEALK
- a CDS encoding AAA family ATPase gives rise to the protein MRPHILTMQAFGPYAGRETIDFNSLGERTMFVISGKTGAGKTTIFDGISFAIYGKASGEDRSGQDLRSQFAEDDMLTEVSLQFTLRGKTYLVTRSPQQERKKKSGEGTTTVGAKAELYEILAEGKKLLGANVREVEEKIKLLIGLDANQFRQILMIPQNEFRKLLTSDSKDKELILQKLFHTELYKRIEEKLKEEASILRKKSEKSAQRRIELMKGIKPGNHEELQAQLQAEEPNEQQVLPLLQGVILAAAEKNEYVNKQIKEKQKARDQVNQELSKAVDLINRFSEKEKLRKEKEDLEAKQPEMELVKGQIKMAHKAASLEKQEQYYLRIGKQVQDANVEVQKLSEQAEKLRAEHIEKQASYEQEMLKENQRDQAVRTVHQLEQVKDAVMTFVSLKAQVALDEKEWRTSKGLREKNVSEHLAIEEEAERVAREKTEAEKAAVLHRDKEIEAERNNQSLLKIKKLQEVLSETQNVKRVLEEKNNRFQDIQRIQIQEKGKLDALNQNWRSGQAGMLATMLHPGENCPVCGSLSHPDPARMHEDMPTDLELKEQENKLKTVEQQKSQAESEFYQAKSKYDALVDSSQEKLRDLQNDLPEFRFEDLAGHLKRFAEKGKALQEQLNELMRKKSLFNDLERKLLELKEKASMLKENLASLERKEDQGKTRYIENSTKLTGLTDSLPDGIRTKEEYDAAYQMAVKTQKKLQIALEDAQKNLQMVKDKESVINAKKESLIGNIEALNQELKEEREKLITDMTNQGFSNYKEYTAAKKSEAALGNLEDQIQQYNQNWQSVLSLFHDLELKLKDVIKPDLEGLKKTFDFIDLELESLRQNQNELHAEKRTNEEIERKLAQIREDQKSLDERYSIVGHLSEISKGQNSFKITFERYVLAAFLDDILKEANSRLLKMTSGRYQLLRKLDPTRRNIQSGLELSVYDQYTGQERHVKTLSGGESFKASLALALGLADVVQQNAGGISLETMFIDEGFGTLDPESLDHAIEALMDIQSTGRLVGIISHVPELKERIDAQLQVISTQKGSRTSFYFAG